GTCGACAGTTCCGCGGTCGTCGCCCTGATGGCGGAGGCGAGCAAGGCGGCGGTCAAGACCTGCACGATCGGCTTCGATGAGGCGGGACATGACGAACGTGCGCACGCCGCCGTCGTCGCGCAGCGGTTCGCGACCGACCATCACGTGAGGGTGGTGCGGTCGGAAGACTTCGGCCTGATCGACACGCTGGTGCATCATTTTGACGAGCCGTTCGCTGACGGCAGCGCGCTCGCGACCTATCAGGTCGCGGCGCTGGCGCGGCAGAGCGTTACCGTAGCGCTATCGGGTGATGGCGCGGACGAGGCGCTGGCGGGATATCGCCGCTATCGCTTCCAGGCAGCGGAGGAACGGGTGCGTGGTTTGCTGCCCGACCGATGGCGGACCGCGGCGTTCGGGACGCTGGGACGCTATTATCCCAAGGCCGACTGGGCGCCGCGCCCGCTCCGCGCCAAGGCAACGCTGCTGGCACTCGGAACCGACGGCGACGAAGCCTATGCGCGTGCCGTGGGGGTGACTGCGCCCGACCTGCGCGCCCGGCTGCTCAGCCCGGAAGCGCGAGCCGGATTGCAGGGCCACCGCGCCGAGGATCGCTACATCGCCGCGATGCGCGCGGCGCCGGCCCGCGATGCGCTCGACCGGGCGCAATATGCGGACGTCAAGATCTGGCTGCCCGGCGATATTCTGACCAAGGTCGATCGTACCAGCATGGCGGTGGGGCTGGAAGCACGGGAGCCTCTGCTCGATCATCGGCTGGTGGAATATTGCGCCACCCTGCCGGTCGGAATGCGGTTGCACCGGGGAATCGGCAAGTGGCTGATGAAGCGCAGTCTGGAACGGTATCTGCCCCGCGACATCCTGTACCGGCCCAAGATGGGGTTCGTTACCCCGATCAGCGCATGGTTCCGGGGACCGCTCGCCGCCGAGGCCGAGGGGCTCGCACGATCCAGGACGCTGGTCGAGAGCGGGTGGTTCGACATGAAGACGGTGGCTCGGCTGGCGGAGGATCACCGGGCCGGACGCATGGATCATGGCCGCACCCTGTGGCAATTGCTGATGCTGGAGCGCAGCGCGAAGCGGCTGTTCGGCTGAGGCGGCGTGGTGAATATTTCCGTCTGTCATCGCGGTGTCACCAAACCCTAACCTGAGGTTTACCAGCGACCTCTAGCTGCCGAACCATGTTCTTCGATCTCGACCTGCTGCGAGAAGGCTCTGTATCGGTAGCGGCGCGGCCGCGCGGGGTGGCCGATGCCTGCCACGCGACGCAACGCTGGCAGCGGCCATCGATCTCTTTCGTGGCTCGCCCGACCTCAGGTTGCTGGCGATCGTCGACGATGACCAGCGGCCGGTCGGTGTGATCCGTGAGAATGACGTTCGTAGCATCCTGTTCAATCCGTACGGCCATGCGCTGATGCAGAACCCGAGCATCGGCGGATCGCTGGATGCCGTGATCCGCCCCTGCGGCATGGCGGACATCGGCCTGTCGACCGATGCCTTGCTCGCCGCCTATTTGCGGGCGCGTAGCGAAGGCCTGGTGCTGACCCAGGGCGACGCATTCCATTCGGTGATGGATGCGATGGAATTCGAACGGCTGGCGGCCGAACGACAGACGCAGATGGCGGCCGAGCGCGAGGGCCGGGCAGCGCGGATCGATGCCGCGGGGCAGGCCTTCACGGCCGACGTCGCGGTACTGGCAGGCGAACTGGCGGACGCGGCGGAACGGATCGGATCGATGGCGTTGTTGCTGGTCGACCGCGCTGGTGCCTCCCGCGACGATGCCGCGTCGGTCGCCGGGGCGAGCGGCCAGATGGTGACCGCCCTCGACGCGATCGCCGGTCTGGGACGATCGCTGGCGGCGACGCTGGATGCGATCGCCGAGGACACGGCGGAGGCCGACGGCGTACGGCGCAACGCCCGCGGTGCCATGCAGGTGGCGGGCGAGAGGGTGGCACGGCTGGTCGAAAGCGCGACCGCAGCGGACGACATGCTGCGATTGATCCAGGGGATTGCGGCGCAGACCAACCTGCTCGCGCTGAACGCCAGCATCGAGGCGGCGCGGGCGGGCGAGGTCGGGCGCGGATTTGCCGTGGTGGCGAACGAGGTGAAGACGCTGGCGAGCCAAACCGGTACCGCCGCCAAGGACGTGGCGGCGCGGGTCGCCGAGATGCATCATCTGCTGGAAGAGGTGGTGGGCGGCCATCGCGTGCTGGACCGGGCAATGGCGACCATTTCGGACACGGGGCTATCGATCGAGGCCGCGCTGGCGCGCCAGAGCGGTGCAACGCGCCAGATCGCCGTGAACGTCGAACAGTCGGTCGAGGCGGGCGGTGATATCGGTACGCGGACCGAGGCGATCAGCGGGCAGGCCGCCGCGCTGGGCACAGACGCCGCGGCGCTGGCGGAGGTGTCGCGCGGGCTCGCCATCACGACCGCGCGCATGCGCACGCGGGCGCAGGCTTTCGTGACGCTGGCCGGCAGCGCCTGATCGAGGGTCAGCGCAGCTTGGCGATGGACAGGCCGTCGGCCTTCGTCCGGTCCTTGGTCGATTCCTCGCTGCGGGTCAGCGCCTTGGCGATTGCCTTCAGCGCCATGCCCTTCTTCGCCAGCGTGTGGAGCTTTTGAATCTCGTCCTGCGTCCACGCCTGACGATGGCGTTCGAAATTCTCGCCTTTCGCCATTAGAACACCGCCATCGAGGCATGGAGGGTGAGCGCGGCGAGCGCGACGGTGGAAGCCATGAATAACATGAAGCGAGGTCCTACCCGGTTCACCGTAGCTTGCACCAGCGAATGTGCGACGCGCAGGCCGACATATACCCAGGCGATGGCAGCATTGATGCCGTCACCGGTACCCGAGAGCGCGATGACGGTGCAGATGGCGTAGAACAGCGTCGGCTGTTCCATCAGGTGATTGTAATTGTGGGCCTTCCACTGGACCTGGGGCGGCAGGGCGCGGTCGGCGTCGGCGGCCTTGCTGCCGACCAATGTGCCGAGGTTGGCGCCCGCAGCCTTCATCGCCGGCAGCCGGGTGGCCAGCATCCAGACCAGCATCACCAGCGTCCAGGCGATCAGCGCCACCATCGGCCGCAGGATGTCGTTATGCATGATCGTCGACTCCCCGCCTTTTCCAAAAGGCTGCCCGAGTAACGCGCGGCAGGCAAATCATTCTTCCCCCTGGAACGGGGAAGGGGACCGATTGCGTAGCGAAGGGTGGAGGGGCGCCTTCGGGCGTCGGCCAGGCTGGCTGCCCATCCATCATCGCTCCCCCCGCCGGGGAGGTTATATGCTTACTTGTCGAACAGCTTGCCCCAGCGATGGACCGGGCGGTCCTTCCACAGGCCGCGGTGATAGGCGTCCGACGCCAGCAGCGGCATCACCGAGCCGGCCTCGGCGAAGACCATCTGTTCGATGCCGGTGTTGACCTTGCCCCAGCTCGCCGCTTCTTGAAGCGTCGAGGACGAGCAGGCGCCGTCGCGAACGTCGGCGACGGTGATCTGCACCGCATATTTGTGGACCTGCACGTCATCGTGGCCGAGGATCTCGGCGCAGACCACGGTGTCCTGGATGAAGTTCTTCGGCACGCCGCCGCCGATCATCAGCAGGCCGGTGACGCCGGCCTCGATCTTGATCTGCGTGAGTTCGCGGAAGTCGGCGACCGCGTCGATCATCAGGTAGGGGCGGCCTTCCTTGGCGGCATCGACCTGATGCTTGACGAGGCCGAAGCCTGCCGACGAGTCGACGAACGCCGGGCAGAAGATTGGCACGTCATGCTCATAGGCGAGCTTGACGAGGCTGTTGTCCTTCTTGCCGTGCTCGACCAGGTACTTGCCCATCTCGCGGATGAAGGCGCGCGACGAATAGGCGCGCGGCTCGAGCGATTCGGCGATCTCGAAGATCGTGTGGTCGACGTTCTGGAGCGCTTCCTCGTCGATGTACGTGTCGTAGATGCGGTCGATGTAGAGCGAGCGCAGCGTGTCGTCGTCGGGGATCTCCAGCGCCTGATAATGCTTGTGGCCGAGCCCTTCGAAGAAATCCATGTCGACGATGGTCGCGCCGGTCGCGACGATACCGTCGACCATGTTGTTGCGCACCAGCTCGGCATACAGGTCCATGCAGCCGCCGGCCGAGGTCGACCCGGCGATGACGAGGAAGATCGAGCAATCCTTGTCGGCCAGCATCTGGTTGTAGATGTTGGTCGCGCGGCCGAGGTCGCGGCTGGTGAAGCTCATGTCCGCCATCGCATCGACGATCGGGCGCGCGTCGAAGCTCTTGATGTCGATATGCTTGACCTGCTTCGACAGCAGTTCGGCCTTACGGGTGTCGTTGATCGGCGCGTTGGCGCCGGCGGTTTTGGTGAGGGTGTCGGTCATGGTTCGCCTTTGGCTATCCAGAACCCGTCGTCATTCAGTGTTGGGGACGCGGAAACCCAGAAACCGCCCCTCCCGCCGGCAAGCGGGAGGGGAGAAGATGATCGGCTATAGCGCCGGCGTTACAGCTTGACGACGTTCGTCGCGCGGCGATCGACCTGCCGGTCGTCCTCGATATAGACCGAGAGCATCGGCTCGTCGGCTACGACGACATTCTCGCTGGCGCCGAAGCCGTTGAACTGCGTGCGCATTGCCGAGCCATAGGCACCGAGCATGCCGATCTCGAAATAATCGCCGGTGTTCGTGTCCGCGGGCAGCGGGAACGGGCCGGCCATGTAATCGAGGTCGTCGCAGGTCGGACCCCAGAACGCGAAATCCATGTCGCGCGCCTCGCTGTCCGGTTCGCGGAGCAACTGCACCGGATACTTCCAGCCGATGTGCGCGGCATCGAACAGCGTGCCATAGGCGCCGTCGTTGATGTACAGTTCCGTGCCGCGGCGACGTTCGACGCGAACCACGACCGAGGCATATTCGGCGCACAGCGACCGGCCCGGCTCCGCCCACAATTCGGCCGAATAGCTGATCGGCAGGCTTTCGAACGCGCGATGGATCGTTTCGAAGAAACGCTCAAGCGGCGGCGGGGTCATGCCCGGATAGGCCGAAGGGAAGCCGCCGCCGACGTCGATGACGTCGACCGTCACCGCTGCCTCCACGATGGCCGCGCGGGCGCGCTCCATCGCGTTGGTATAGGCGTCGGGCGACATCGTCTGGCTGCCGACGTGGAAGCAGATGCCGAGCGCGTCCGCCACCTGGCGGGTCGCCATCAGCAGTTCCTTCGTCTCGCCGGGGCCGACGCCGAACTTCGAGCCGAGGCTGAGCTTGGCATATTCCGACGAGACGCGCAGCCGGACGCAGAGCGTCAGGTCGGTCGCGCCGCGGGTGGCCGCCACGATCTTGTCCAGCTCTTCCATGCTGTCGAGCGAGAAGGTCTTCACGCCGTGGCGGAAATACGCCTCGGCGATCGCCTCTTCCGACTTGACCGGGTGCATGAAACAGCAGGTCGCCGCCGGCAGCGTCGCCTTGACCAGCCGGACTTCGGCGATCGATGCGGTGTCGTAATGCGTGATGCCATTGTCCCAGAGCACGCGGAGCAGGTCCGGGCTGGGGTTCGCCTTCACCGCATACATCGAGCGGCCCGGGAACTTCTCGACGAAGAACCGAGCCGCACGCGCGGCGGCGTGCGGACGAACGAGCGTGACCGGGTCAACCGGGCGCGTTCTGGCGATGTCGATGCCCCCGCGAACAGATGCGGTACGGGCGGTCGAGAGGGGCGCTAACCCCAGCGCGCTATCGTGCTTGGCCAATTCAAGGGACCTCCAATTGCCTTTCGGCATACGGTGACAAAAGCTGCCTTGCGGTTGGAAGTCCCATGGGGCAGCGGAAGCGCGATCTATGGTCGTCCGACCCCCGTGTAAAGTGGCTTGGACCACGAAAGGACAGATAGTGACGATTTTGCGACAGCCGACACGCGCAGGGGTGCGGGATGCCGCCGAAAAGATCGCCCGCATCCTGCCGCCGACCCCGCTTTATGTTTGCGAAATCAAGGGGATAGATGTCGCTTTCAAGGCAGAATCGCTGCAACCGGTCGGGGCGTTCAAGATTCGCGGGGCGTGGCATCGGCTAACCGCGCTGGACGAGGCGGCGCGCCGCCGCGGGGTCGTCGCCTTTTCATCGGGCAATCACGCACAGGGTGTCGCTTGGGCGGCGAAGCGACTCGGTATGGCCGCGACGATCGTGATGCCGGCCGATGCACCGCGCGCCAAGCTGGACGGCACGCTGGCGCTGGGCGCCGAGGTGGTGCGTTACGACCGGGCGACCGAAAGTCGCGAGGCGATCGCCGGGCGGCTGGCCGAGGCGAGGGGCGCGACGCTGGTGCCGAGCTTCGATGATCCGTGGATCATCGAGGGGCAAGGCACTGCCGGTGTCGAGGCGGAGGCGCAGATGGCGGTGCTGGGGCTGGCGCCGGTCGCACGGGCGGTGGTGCCGTGTGGCGGCGGCGGCCTGTCCGCTGGGATCGCACTGGCGCTGAAGGATGCCGCGATCACCGTGGTCGAGCCCGAGGGCTGGGACGATATGCGCCGGTCGCTGGAGGCGTCGTGGATCGAGCCGGTGGGTGACAATCCGCCGCCGACCGCCTGCGATGCGCTGCAGACGATGCGAGTATCGCCACTGACGTTCGATGTGCTGTCGCGGCGCGATGCCATGGGCGTCGCCGTGAGCGAGGCGGAAACGGCAGCGGCACAGCGGTGGGCCGCAGAGCACCTGCGGCTGGTGGTGGAGCCGGGCGGCGCGGTCGCGCTGGCCGCGGTGCTTGCGGGCAAGGTCGCCGTGGAGCCGGGCTTGCTGGTGGTGTTGTCCGGAGGGAACGTCGACATCCATGCCTATGCAAGGGCGATCGGCTGATTCGCGACAAGCCCCCCAAGGCAGCACCCGAAGGCCGAAAGTCACGAAAGTCTCACTCGTGAAGGGGTCGGAGGCCCCCGTCGGGGTTGAGAAACAGCGTGGCGCCGGATCGGGGCCACACCGGGTGTTTCACACCTTTTCCAAATAGGACAGCGCCGATTTGCGCGCGGGTCGGGTGCTGACGCACCCTCGACTTCCGGCTACGGACGCGGCAGTCTGGCGGCATGAACGGACCGCTGGGAACGATCGCCAATGCCGCACCCGCCATCGCCATGCTGGGGTGTTTCGCCTGCCTGATCGGTGGTGGCGCGCTGATCGCGCGCGGCGGCGACCGCCGCAAGGGCGTGTTGCTGCTGGTGATGGCGGCGGTGCTGCTGGGCAATGTGGTGATCTGGCAGCTGTAGGCATGTGCCGGGGCGAGGACGGTCTCGTATGACGGATGCCCGAGCGGCCGTGTAGGCAGATGGCCTGACACCGATTCGTTATTGCGGGCGCAGCCGCGCAATCCGGGGCGTCTGATCCGCCTCTCGATTGCTTCGCTACGCCTGCAGTGGCGTAGGTGGGGAGTGTGACGCTGGCTTCGGCGAGCGTCGGGCATGGGCGACATCCATGCCGTCAGTCGGCGCTTGTACCGCTGCCGGGCTCGTACCGTGATGCGGATCGGCTGGGCCGATCCGCATGGCCAGCCTAGCGAATGGACGAATTCGGATCGAGGCGCATGTCGAGGTATTTGTCGACTGAGCGCATCAGCTCCGGCGTCTCGTTCTCGAAGAAGTGGTTCGCCTTCGGGATCGTGTCGTGATGGATGGTGATGTGCTTTTGCGTGCGCAGCTTGTCGACCAGCTTCTGCGTCGCGCCCGGCGTCGCGACCTCGTCGGCTTCGCCCTGGATGATGATGCCCGACGACGGGCAGGGGGCGAGGAAGCTGAAGTCGTACATGTTCGCAGGCGGCGCGACCGAGATGAAGCCGCGAATTTCCGGGCGGCGCATCAGCAACTGCATGCCGATCCATGCGCCGAAGCTGACGCCGGCGATCCAGGTGGTCGACGCCTCCGGATGGAAGCTTTGCACCCAGTCGAGCGCGCTCGCCGCGTCGGACAGTTCGCCGACGCCGTTGTCGAACGTCCCCTGGCTCTTGCCGACGCCGCGGAAATTGAAGCGCAGCGTGGCGAAACCGCGGCGCTGGAAGGTCTTGTACAGTTCCTGCACCAGCCGATTGTTCATCGTGCCGCCCGCGGACGGATGCGGATGGAGGATCATCGCGACGGGTGCGCGCGGACGGGGAGCGGGGGCGAAACGCCCTTCGAGGCGGCCTTCAGGGCCGGGGAAGATGACTTCGGGCATGGGTCTCGCCACGTAAAAGGGGCGCGCCGGTGGAGCGCAGAATGTTGCGCGCTATATAGGCGTGAAGCCCTTTTGCGCAATTGGAACGAATCCTGCCCAACCGTGTCTATCTGGATCATGCCGCGACCACGCCGATGACGGCGGCCGCAATCGACGCGGTGGCGCGCGGCCACGGGCTGTGGGCCAATCCGTCATCGCCGCATGCCGAGGGGCGCGCGGCGCGGGCGGCGCTGGAGGGCGCGCGGCGCGCCATCGCCGATGCCTATGGCTGGCGGGGCGAGACGATCCTGACCAGCGGCGCCAGCGAATCGCTCGCCATCGCGCTGGGCCGGACGACGGCGCCGCGGCGGCTGATCACCGCCGTCGAGCATGACGCGGTGATGCGGGCGGCGGGCGATGCGCGGGTGATCCCGGTGACCGCGGACGGTATCGTCGACGTGCAGGCGCTGGCGGCGATGCTGGGCGACGGGCCGGCCATGGTGTGCGTGCAATGGGCGAACAGCGAGACCGGCGTACGCCAGCCGATCGCGACCATCGCCGACGTGGTGCATGGCGCGGGCGGCACGCTGCTGGTCGATGCGGCGCAGATGCCGGCCACGCCGGAGCTGGCCGGGATCGCCGACATGGTCGCGGTGTCGGCGCACAAGCGTGGCGGCCCGCCGGGGATCGGCGCGCTGCTGGTGCGCGACCTGGCGCTGTTGCATCCCAGCGGCGGGCAGGAGCGCGGCTATCGCCCGGGGACGGAGAATCTACTGGGGGCGCTCGGCTATGCGGCGGCGCTGGCGGAGCCGGAGCCGGACCATGCCGCGTTGCGCGCGCGACTGGACGATGCAATCCAGCGGTCGGGAGGCGAGATCGTCGCGGCGGACAGCCCGCGTCATCCGGCCATCGGATCGTACCGGTTGCGCGGGTCTGCGGCTGCGGCGCAATTGATCCTGCTCGACAGCGCCGGTTTCGCGGTATCGGCGGGAAGCGCCTGTTCCAGCGGCAGCATGAAGCCGAGCCACGTACTGGGCGCGA
The sequence above is a segment of the Sphingomonas insulae genome. Coding sequences within it:
- a CDS encoding XrtA/PEP-CTERM system amidotransferase; this translates as MCGIAGIFHPGTPKPVDPARIAAMIAAQAHRGPDGEGIWTAPGVGLGHRRLSIIDLAGSPQPMQAGALTVTYNGEIYNFAELRAELELKGARFVTGGDTEVLLHGWRAWGPAMLDRLNGMFAFGLHDADAGTLFLARDRMGVKPLHYVELSDGSLAFASELKGLLAHPLLRRVPDVTAIEDYLTYAYIPDDTCIVAGVKKLPAGTFLHVQRWQGVPRPRRWWDVSFADRSAGSAKALGEELLSRMRDGVRSRMVADVPLGAFLSGGVDSSAVVALMAEASKAAVKTCTIGFDEAGHDERAHAAVVAQRFATDHHVRVVRSEDFGLIDTLVHHFDEPFADGSALATYQVAALARQSVTVALSGDGADEALAGYRRYRFQAAEERVRGLLPDRWRTAAFGTLGRYYPKADWAPRPLRAKATLLALGTDGDEAYARAVGVTAPDLRARLLSPEARAGLQGHRAEDRYIAAMRAAPARDALDRAQYADVKIWLPGDILTKVDRTSMAVGLEAREPLLDHRLVEYCATLPVGMRLHRGIGKWLMKRSLERYLPRDILYRPKMGFVTPISAWFRGPLAAEAEGLARSRTLVESGWFDMKTVARLAEDHRAGRMDHGRTLWQLLMLERSAKRLFG
- a CDS encoding methyl-accepting chemotaxis protein → MDLFRGSPDLRLLAIVDDDQRPVGVIRENDVRSILFNPYGHALMQNPSIGGSLDAVIRPCGMADIGLSTDALLAAYLRARSEGLVLTQGDAFHSVMDAMEFERLAAERQTQMAAEREGRAARIDAAGQAFTADVAVLAGELADAAERIGSMALLLVDRAGASRDDAASVAGASGQMVTALDAIAGLGRSLAATLDAIAEDTAEADGVRRNARGAMQVAGERVARLVESATAADDMLRLIQGIAAQTNLLALNASIEAARAGEVGRGFAVVANEVKTLASQTGTAAKDVAARVAEMHHLLEEVVGGHRVLDRAMATISDTGLSIEAALARQSGATRQIAVNVEQSVEAGGDIGTRTEAISGQAAALGTDAAALAEVSRGLAITTARMRTRAQAFVTLAGSA
- a CDS encoding MAPEG family protein, whose amino-acid sequence is MHNDILRPMVALIAWTLVMLVWMLATRLPAMKAAGANLGTLVGSKAADADRALPPQVQWKAHNYNHLMEQPTLFYAICTVIALSGTGDGINAAIAWVYVGLRVAHSLVQATVNRVGPRFMLFMASTVALAALTLHASMAVF
- a CDS encoding 1,9-bis(guanidino)-5-aza-nonane synthase; translated protein: MTDTLTKTAGANAPINDTRKAELLSKQVKHIDIKSFDARPIVDAMADMSFTSRDLGRATNIYNQMLADKDCSIFLVIAGSTSAGGCMDLYAELVRNNMVDGIVATGATIVDMDFFEGLGHKHYQALEIPDDDTLRSLYIDRIYDTYIDEEALQNVDHTIFEIAESLEPRAYSSRAFIREMGKYLVEHGKKDNSLVKLAYEHDVPIFCPAFVDSSAGFGLVKHQVDAAKEGRPYLMIDAVADFRELTQIKIEAGVTGLLMIGGGVPKNFIQDTVVCAEILGHDDVQVHKYAVQITVADVRDGACSSSTLQEAASWGKVNTGIEQMVFAEAGSVMPLLASDAYHRGLWKDRPVHRWGKLFDK
- a CDS encoding type III PLP-dependent enzyme; the protein is MAKHDSALGLAPLSTARTASVRGGIDIARTRPVDPVTLVRPHAAARAARFFVEKFPGRSMYAVKANPSPDLLRVLWDNGITHYDTASIAEVRLVKATLPAATCCFMHPVKSEEAIAEAYFRHGVKTFSLDSMEELDKIVAATRGATDLTLCVRLRVSSEYAKLSLGSKFGVGPGETKELLMATRQVADALGICFHVGSQTMSPDAYTNAMERARAAIVEAAVTVDVIDVGGGFPSAYPGMTPPPLERFFETIHRAFESLPISYSAELWAEPGRSLCAEYASVVVRVERRRGTELYINDGAYGTLFDAAHIGWKYPVQLLREPDSEARDMDFAFWGPTCDDLDYMAGPFPLPADTNTGDYFEIGMLGAYGSAMRTQFNGFGASENVVVADEPMLSVYIEDDRQVDRRATNVVKL
- a CDS encoding threonine ammonia-lyase; translated protein: MTILRQPTRAGVRDAAEKIARILPPTPLYVCEIKGIDVAFKAESLQPVGAFKIRGAWHRLTALDEAARRRGVVAFSSGNHAQGVAWAAKRLGMAATIVMPADAPRAKLDGTLALGAEVVRYDRATESREAIAGRLAEARGATLVPSFDDPWIIEGQGTAGVEAEAQMAVLGLAPVARAVVPCGGGGLSAGIALALKDAAITVVEPEGWDDMRRSLEASWIEPVGDNPPPTACDALQTMRVSPLTFDVLSRRDAMGVAVSEAETAAAQRWAAEHLRLVVEPGGAVALAAVLAGKVAVEPGLLVVLSGGNVDIHAYARAIG
- a CDS encoding alpha/beta hydrolase, whose translation is MPEVIFPGPEGRLEGRFAPAPRPRAPVAMILHPHPSAGGTMNNRLVQELYKTFQRRGFATLRFNFRGVGKSQGTFDNGVGELSDAASALDWVQSFHPEASTTWIAGVSFGAWIGMQLLMRRPEIRGFISVAPPANMYDFSFLAPCPSSGIIIQGEADEVATPGATQKLVDKLRTQKHITIHHDTIPKANHFFENETPELMRSVDKYLDMRLDPNSSIR
- a CDS encoding cysteine desulfurase family protein, giving the protein MTAAAIDAVARGHGLWANPSSPHAEGRAARAALEGARRAIADAYGWRGETILTSGASESLAIALGRTTAPRRLITAVEHDAVMRAAGDARVIPVTADGIVDVQALAAMLGDGPAMVCVQWANSETGVRQPIATIADVVHGAGGTLLVDAAQMPATPELAGIADMVAVSAHKRGGPPGIGALLVRDLALLHPSGGQERGYRPGTENLLGALGYAAALAEPEPDHAALRARLDDAIQRSGGEIVAADSPRHPAIGSYRLRGSAAAAQLILLDSAGFAVSAGSACSSGSMKPSHVLGAMGWDEGAGREVIRVSFGRTTGAAEVDAFVAAWRQMARTTRRAA